ACCCTAACCGACCACCCCGAACCACAGACGAAAACCACAGACCAACACCATGATCAAACTAAGCTACGTGGCATTGCCTCCGGCGGCGCCTGCGCAATGCCGTTGGTTGTGTCATGCATGGTGTGGTTCCAGGATGAGGGTTCGGGGTGGGGCGTGGGTGGTGATGGGTTGTGTCCCGCGTTGGCACAAGATCTTCGGGTTGATTCTTGTGGATGGGGTGTAGCAGCGGGTCGGCCAGGACCTCGATCGGGCGGTGGAAGCCCAGGGCCTCGTGCGGCCGGATCTGGTTGAACACGACCCGGTAGGCCTCGGCCTCGCGGTAGAGGTCTTCGACGGTGGCTATCTGCTCGTGGACGCGGTAGAGGTGCTCGTACTTCAGCGAGCCGAAGCCGCGTTCGCGGACGCCGTTCTGGCCGGGA
Above is a window of Catenulispora sp. GP43 DNA encoding:
- a CDS encoding integrase core domain-containing protein: MGGASLAQLLPTDPDTGQPHRVKRVTDNGGAFKGVAFARFIASRPELLHIRTRAKSPGQNGVRERGFGSLKYEHLYRVHEQIATVEDLYREAEAYRVVFNQIRPHEALGFHRPIEVLADPLLHPIHKNQPEDLVPTRDTTHHHPRPTPNPHPGTTPCMTQPTALRRRRRRQCHVA